The following proteins are encoded in a genomic region of Pyrus communis chromosome 11, drPyrComm1.1, whole genome shotgun sequence:
- the LOC137709489 gene encoding probable mitochondrial adenine nucleotide transporter BTL1, producing the protein MAFESQSLKKEKKYSGGGVFGDVYSMAILPKKLELEKEAAHPKFELRFQLPDLSQPLRDFSKTREFREFLSGALAGAMTKAVLAPLETIRTRMVVGVGSRHICGSFLEVIEKQGWQGLWAGNAVNMLRIIPTQAVEFGTFECVKRAMTSTQEKWKQGESPKVQIGPVTLNFSISWISPVAVAGAAAGVVSTLVCHPLEVLKDRLTVSPEAYPSLSIAISKIYKEGGIAACYSGLSPTLIGMLPYSTCYYFMYEKLKKSYCQAKNKESLNRPEMLLVGALAGFTASTISFPLEVARKRLMVGALKGKCPPHMLAALSEVIREEGLRGLYRGWGASCLKVMPSSGITWMFYEAWKDILLVQGHTL; encoded by the exons ATGGCATTTGAATCACAGTCtctgaagaaggagaagaagtacAGTGGTGGTGGGGTTTTTGGGGATGTGTACAGTATGGCCATACTTCCCAAAAAGCTTGAGCTTGAGAAGGAGGCTGCCCACCCGAAATTCGAGCTCCGATTTCAGCTCCCTGACCTCTCCCAGCCCCTCAGA GATTTCTCGAAGACGAGAGAATTTAGAGAGTTCTTAAGCGGCGCTTTAGCAGGGGCAATGACCAAAGCTGTTCTTGCTCCTCTTGAGACCATCAG AACCAGAATGGTAGTTGGTGTCGGATCTAGACACATTTGTGGCAGTTTCTTAGAGGTCATTGAGAAGCAAGGGTGGCAAGGACTGTGGGCTGGAAATGCAGTCAACATGCTTCGCATAATCCCCACACAAGCTGTTGAGTTTGGAACATTTGAGTGCGTTAAACGAGCAATGACATCGACACAAGAAAAGTGGAAGCAGGGTGAATCCCCAAAGGTGCAGATTGGTCCTGTAACCTTGAACTTCTCTATCTCCTGGATTTCCCCTGTCGCTGTGGCTGGTGCTGCTGCCGGAGTTGTTAGCACACTTGTGTGTCATCCCCTTGAAGTTCTAAAG GATCGGCTGACCGTGTCTCCTGAGGCGTATCCCAGTTTAAGCATTGCAATCAGCAAGATTTATAAGGAGGGTGGGATTGCTGCATGCTATTCTGGTCTTTCACCTACACTTATTGGGATGCTTCCTTACAGTACATGTTACTATTTCATGtatgagaaattgaagaaatcctACTGTCAAGCAAAGAATAAAGAGTCTCTTAACCGTCCTGAGATGCTACTGGTCGGAGCTCTTGCAG GTTTTACGGCTAGCACAATCAGCTTTCCATTGGAGGTGGCCAGGAAACGGCTGATGGTTGGAGCTTTGAAAGGCAAGTGCCCACCGCACATGTTAGCAGCACTTTCAGAAGTCATCCGGGAAGAAGGTTTGCGGGGACTTTACAGAGGGTGGGGTGCAAGCTGCTTGAAGGTCATGCCATCCTCCGGCATCACCTGGATGTTTTATGAAGCTTGGAAGGACATATTGCTTGTTCAGGGACATACCTTATAA